Proteins from a single region of Hordeum vulgare subsp. vulgare chromosome 6H, MorexV3_pseudomolecules_assembly, whole genome shotgun sequence:
- the LOC123403526 gene encoding uncharacterized protein LOC123403526, translating to MQLSPASSVCAIVAAAAGTHPKQAAERSTAQHGRLPRPTPPRSPPPPTYPLSQQAAHARSPSPQIPSQSRPNPNTTAEKTLETVPPMVIAGGRFEKSPTVEKAVEAALSAVSAGGGSGEVPTVQYNIYQPPSSLHGWPDDHDTEAAIRHLSLLDIARLQLPDGIPRHDLVSDLVASYHQENCRGYAYI from the coding sequence ATGCAATTATCTCCTGCCTCATCCGTCTGCGcgatcgtcgccgccgccgccggcacaCATCCTAAGCAGGCAGCGGAGCGCAGCACAGCACAGCACGGGCGGCTGCCGAGGCCCACGCCCCCTCGCTCTCCCCCGCCTCCGACCTATCCCCTATCCCAGCAGGCAGCACATGCAAGAAGCCCCTCCCCCCAAATCCCCAGCCAATCTCGCCCCAACCCCAACACCACCGCCGAGAAAACCCTAGAGACAGTGCCGCCCATGGTCATCGCCGGCGGCAGGTTCGAGAAGAGTCCCACCGTCGAGAAAGCCGTGGAGGCAGCGCTGTCCGCGGTCAGCGCCGGCGGCGGGTCCGGGGAGGTCCCCACCGTCCAGTACAACATCTACCAGCCGCCATCCTCTCTCCATGGCTGGCCCGACGACCACGACACTGAGGCTGCCATCCGCCACCTCAGCCTCCTTGATATCGCGCGGCTCCAGCTCCCGGACGGCATCCCCCGGCACGACCTCGTCTCGGATCTCGTCGCCTCCTATCACCAGGAGAACTGCCGCGGCTACGCCTACATCTGA